The Candidatus Firestonebacteria bacterium RIFOXYD2_FULL_39_29 genomic sequence ATGATTCAAGTGTCTTTTCCGGAAGGGGAGTTCCTTCTTTCGCCATTACATCTATACCCGCTTCGACTTCCTCCCAGTTAATCTTAACTCCTGTTGCATCTATTACCTTTTGCGTAACCTTTGCGATCTCCGGCCCAATTCCATCCCCCAAGATCAATGTTACATTATGAGACATATTGTGAACTCCTTTTTACAAGCCTTTTAAAATCAGTACTATTAGCTAATATAAAATAATAACATAAAACAATGAGTCTTCTCAATTGTTTTATTAACACTGTTTTAAATCCTTGATAACTATATTTTTTTCTGTATAATTAATTGAAAGCAGCAATAAAAAACCCGGAATTTAAGACTTTGAATGTCTCTAGATTTTCAAAGGAAATATTAGAATCTAACTAAATACGTTTATTCTATCTGTGCCATCGTTTTTCTTATCCGTGTCATCAGCCCGAAATACAAAATATATCAGTTTCTATATTTTACAAGTTATTCGTAGTCCACTTTTCGATTTTAAATCTATTGAAAACAGTCCACTTTTGGATTTTAATTGGCACAGGGCAGATTTCGAGCTTGATAAAAACACGCTTAAAATGTTACAATAATACGTTAAATTTGTTTATTATTCAATAGTATTGACTGTTTGCAGTTAAGTATTGAATTTAGAGGAGTTATGCATGCTAAAATATAATAAATTAACAAAAACACTTGAACAAGACGAGTTTACGTATTCTTTGCAGGATCCTGATGTTCCTAATTTATACAGGGATATTTACTCTTATGGCTCTATACCCAAGATACCTTTTAATCACAGAGTAGTTCCTATGAATCCGCCTGAAGAGATCTGGATAACTGATACGACTTTCAGGGACGGTCAGCAGTCAATGCCGCCTTTTACAGTAAAGCAAATTGTTGATGTTTTTGATATGCTGCACAAATTAAGCGGGCCCAAAGGGATAATCCGCCAGACGGAGTTTTTCCTCTATACCGAAAAAGACAGGAAAGCAGTTGAGAAATGCATGGAAAAAGGTTATAAATTTCCCGAGATTACAGGTTGGATACGGGCGGTTAAAGAAGATTTTAAATTAGTTAAAGAGATGGGGCTTAAAGAAACAGGTATTTTAACTTCTGTTTCTGATTATCATATATTCCTGAAACTAAAAAAGAAACGCAGTCAGGCAATGAAGGGTTATCTTGATATAGTCAGCGCAGCTCTTGAACAGGGAATTGTACCGCGCTGTCATTTTGAAGATATTACAAGAGCTGACTTTTATGGTTTTGTCGTACCGTTTGTTCAGGAACTTATGAAGCTTTCCAGAGATGCAAAGATCCCTGTTAAGATCCGGGCTTGCGATACTTTGGGTTACGGAGTTACTTATCCGGGAGTCGCGCTTCCCAGGAGCGTAAAAGGTATAGCGCACGGACTTTCTAAAATTGCAGGTGTTCCGAGCGAGTGGCTTGAATGGCACGGACATAATGATTTTTATAAAGGAGTGATCAACGCTTCGACCGGCTGGTTGTACGGTATTTCTGCAGCCAATGGAGCTTTACTCGGGATAGGTGAGCGTACCGGAAATACACCTATAGAATCAATGCTAATAGAATACCAGCAGATTCGCGGTTCTGAAAACGGAATGGACACTACGGTAATTACGGACATTGCCAATTATTTCGAAAAAGAGATCGGTTACAAGATTCC encodes the following:
- a CDS encoding 2-isopropylmalate synthase, which encodes MLKYNKLTKTLEQDEFTYSLQDPDVPNLYRDIYSYGSIPKIPFNHRVVPMNPPEEIWITDTTFRDGQQSMPPFTVKQIVDVFDMLHKLSGPKGIIRQTEFFLYTEKDRKAVEKCMEKGYKFPEITGWIRAVKEDFKLVKEMGLKETGILTSVSDYHIFLKLKKKRSQAMKGYLDIVSAALEQGIVPRCHFEDITRADFYGFVVPFVQELMKLSRDAKIPVKIRACDTLGYGVTYPGVALPRSVKGIAHGLSKIAGVPSEWLEWHGHNDFYKGVINASTGWLYGISAANGALLGIGERTGNTPIESMLIEYQQIRGSENGMDTTVITDIANYFEKEIGYKIPGNTPFVGSKFNVTKAGIHADGIMKDEEIYNIFDTRKILKRDIDVEITDKSGLAGVAFWINSRLHLEGGTKVGKDHPAVKSIKCWIDAEYGADRTTSIAESEMWLQIEQHLPELFNKENKKK